A genomic segment from Tuwongella immobilis encodes:
- a CDS encoding CotH kinase family protein, whose product MAARISRIRQLALGWAMLGGFGWLLVSDTPTQGKAPQSASEFYQANQIRPIELIIQPDDYAAMEPKGGARGPGGFPGGPGGPGGGFPGGPGGPGGGFPGGGGLPMPPNQPMPPQVERNQPEARPDRLPARPQADSADPRREQIPPIPGGPGGPGGGGFPGGPGGGGFPGGPGGGPGGGRGPGGPGGFGLEFEYVKATAKIDGQTLKDVGVRYKGNSSYMSSSRSLKRPFKIDLNHYVEGQKFAELTMLNLGNNAMDSTMIRETLAYEVFRAAKVPCSRTTFAQVFLTVPGKIERTELGLYTIIEDVGKSFLKEHFDSAKGMLLKPERAHGIPHLGNDWASYESVYEPKLNGDDKDLRKVLIDWTKLIHQGTDAEFKATLPKLMNMDNFLRFLAATVIEANMDSMLGMGHNFYLYIHPKTKQVNWIPWDLNMSFGGFGMLQMTSGQANLSIRQPYSMRNVLIERVLKDPEWDAQYREILRELLRDGFTEKELHGRIDELTKLIRPVLDTELKNRPMGQGMPGGGFPGGRGDRGGRGGQPGGPGGGFPGGPGGPGGPGGGFPGGPGGGPGGRGPDLKTFVTQRIASVTAQLEGTSQGEVPRGGFGPGGRGPGGDRGGFPGGPGGGFPGGGFPGGPGGGLPGGPGAVNPNGNPNGNAGVPVRPIRQGGNPPANAPNAAPQGRPERPADGNRLPTRPIGNPRPVEPMS is encoded by the coding sequence ATGGCGGCGCGCATTTCACGCATCCGACAGCTCGCCCTCGGTTGGGCGATGCTGGGTGGGTTTGGCTGGCTATTGGTGAGCGACACTCCGACGCAGGGGAAGGCTCCACAATCGGCCAGCGAATTCTACCAAGCCAATCAAATTCGACCGATCGAACTGATCATCCAGCCGGATGACTATGCCGCCATGGAGCCAAAAGGCGGCGCGCGTGGTCCCGGCGGCTTCCCCGGTGGTCCGGGTGGTCCGGGTGGCGGGTTCCCCGGTGGCCCGGGTGGTCCGGGTGGCGGGTTCCCCGGTGGTGGTGGCTTGCCGATGCCGCCAAATCAGCCGATGCCGCCGCAAGTCGAGCGGAATCAGCCCGAAGCGCGACCAGACCGACTTCCCGCGCGACCGCAGGCCGATTCAGCCGATCCCCGTCGCGAGCAAATCCCGCCGATTCCCGGCGGTCCGGGTGGTCCTGGCGGTGGCGGGTTCCCGGGTGGTCCTGGCGGTGGCGGGTTCCCCGGTGGTCCGGGTGGCGGTCCTGGCGGTGGTCGGGGGCCGGGTGGGCCGGGCGGGTTTGGGTTGGAGTTTGAATATGTCAAAGCGACCGCAAAAATCGATGGCCAAACGCTCAAAGATGTCGGGGTGCGCTACAAGGGGAATTCCTCGTACATGAGTTCCTCGCGGTCGTTGAAGCGGCCGTTCAAGATCGATCTGAATCACTATGTCGAAGGGCAGAAATTCGCCGAGTTGACCATGCTGAATCTGGGCAATAACGCCATGGATTCGACGATGATCCGCGAGACGCTGGCCTACGAAGTCTTTCGAGCGGCGAAAGTTCCCTGTTCCCGAACCACCTTCGCTCAGGTGTTTCTGACCGTTCCGGGGAAGATCGAACGAACGGAATTGGGACTGTATACCATCATCGAAGATGTCGGCAAATCGTTCCTGAAGGAGCATTTCGACTCGGCCAAGGGGATGCTGCTCAAGCCAGAGCGGGCCCATGGGATTCCGCATCTGGGCAATGATTGGGCGAGCTACGAATCGGTGTACGAGCCGAAACTCAATGGCGATGACAAGGATTTGCGGAAGGTGCTGATCGATTGGACGAAGTTGATCCATCAGGGGACCGATGCGGAGTTCAAAGCGACGCTGCCCAAGCTGATGAATATGGACAATTTTCTGCGATTCCTGGCGGCAACGGTGATTGAAGCGAACATGGATAGCATGCTGGGGATGGGGCACAATTTCTACCTGTATATTCACCCCAAGACAAAGCAGGTGAACTGGATTCCGTGGGATTTGAACATGTCGTTTGGCGGCTTCGGGATGCTGCAAATGACGAGCGGGCAAGCGAATCTGAGCATTCGCCAACCGTACTCGATGCGAAATGTCTTGATCGAACGGGTGCTCAAAGACCCGGAATGGGATGCGCAATATCGGGAAATCCTGCGGGAACTGCTGCGTGACGGCTTCACCGAGAAAGAACTGCATGGCCGCATTGATGAACTCACCAAGCTCATCCGCCCAGTTCTGGATACCGAATTGAAGAATCGCCCGATGGGGCAGGGGATGCCCGGCGGCGGCTTCCCGGGTGGTCGTGGCGACCGTGGTGGCCGAGGCGGTCAACCCGGCGGTCCCGGTGGCGGCTTCCCTGGCGGTCCCGGTGGTCCCGGCGGTCCCGGTGGCGGTTTTCCGGGGGGGCCCGGCGGTGGTCCGGGGGGACGTGGGCCGGATCTGAAGACCTTTGTCACGCAGCGGATTGCCTCGGTGACGGCGCAATTGGAAGGAACATCGCAAGGGGAAGTTCCGCGTGGTGGATTTGGTCCCGGCGGACGTGGTCCTGGCGGTGATCGTGGTGGCTTCCCCGGCGGTCCGGGGGGTGGCTTCCCGGGTGGCGGCTTCCCGGGGGGACCTGGCGGGGGCTTGCCAGGTGGGCCGGGGGCGGTGAATCCGAATGGAAATCCGAATGGAAATGCGGGGGTGCCGGTGCGGCCGATTCGTCAGGGGGGCAACCCGCCGGCGAATGCCCCGAATGCGGCTCCGCAAGGGCGACCGGAGCGACCCGCGGATGGAAATCGGCTGCCGACGCGTCCCATTGGCAATCCTCGGCCTGTGGAACCGATGTCATGA
- a CDS encoding DUF4956 domain-containing protein, which yields MMDLLPERSLSPSVVDSARWSEFSLAWESPTMSILSRMLLALAFGVAVSMLYRITGPQDRGNRSRLASSLVLLSVLIAMVTQVVGDSVARAFSLVGALSVVRFRTPLEDTRDTAFVLFAVILGMAVGVGQPLLAGIGFGIGAIAAAGYRFHAGSDLPRSWQVEISRTAALATASADLTDTLRGFCTKVECWATRIHKKGECTEFRYQITPRIDLDPSEIIALLTAIDGVQSVEISPSK from the coding sequence ATGATGGATTTGCTTCCCGAACGTAGCCTGTCGCCGAGCGTGGTGGATTCCGCTCGGTGGAGCGAATTCTCCTTGGCATGGGAGTCACCGACCATGTCGATTCTCAGCCGCATGCTGCTGGCGTTGGCGTTTGGCGTGGCCGTGTCGATGCTGTATCGCATCACCGGCCCGCAGGATCGCGGAAATCGCTCGCGGCTGGCCTCGTCGCTGGTGTTGCTCTCGGTGCTGATCGCCATGGTCACGCAGGTGGTGGGCGATAGTGTGGCGCGGGCGTTTAGTCTGGTCGGGGCGTTGTCGGTGGTCCGCTTTCGCACGCCGCTGGAAGATACCCGCGACACTGCTTTTGTGCTATTCGCCGTGATTTTGGGCATGGCCGTGGGCGTGGGGCAGCCGTTGCTGGCGGGGATTGGCTTCGGGATTGGTGCCATTGCCGCTGCGGGATACCGATTCCACGCCGGAAGCGATCTGCCCCGCAGTTGGCAGGTGGAAATTAGTCGAACGGCGGCCTTGGCTACCGCTTCGGCGGATCTCACCGATACGCTGCGTGGCTTCTGCACCAAGGTGGAATGCTGGGCGACTCGCATCCACAAAAAAGGCGAATGCACGGAGTTCCGCTACCAAATCACCCCGCGAATCGATCTCGACCCGTCCGAAATCATCGCCCTGCTGACCGCGATTGACGGCGTTCAGTCGGTCGAAATCTCGCCGAGTAAGTGA